The following are encoded together in the Sphingomonas insulae genome:
- a CDS encoding TIGR03087 family PEP-CTERM/XrtA system glycosyltransferase, giving the protein MDLLFLAHRAPFPPDRGDKIRSYHVLRYLSARARVHLVAFGERAADFDVPPAIAERLASVAIVRRGKPQPVAALEALARGSPVSLTAFGSPAMRAAVAAVRADAVYCFSGQMAQYLTFDGPTVMDFVDVDSAKFACFADQGSWPLRWMMRREARLLGAFEGRVSARVGASVFVSDAEAALFRAGGGTGRVVTVENGIDASAFDPTSVAPVTSFPSQASDRRSGMAGGKGGSPLIVFTGQMDYRPNVEAVTRFVADVLPRLHAVRPHLRFAIVGRAPTPAVQALAGDSVIVTGEVDDVRPWLAAAAVCVAPLQLARGIQNKVLEAMAMARPVVASGPAAEGIDHGGTLRVARDAADHAAHILALLDDPIAAAALGAAARARVLARYDWDARLAPLDALLGLEA; this is encoded by the coding sequence ATGGACCTCCTGTTCCTCGCCCACCGCGCCCCGTTTCCGCCCGACCGCGGCGACAAGATCCGCAGCTATCACGTGCTGCGTTATCTCAGCGCGCGGGCACGGGTGCATCTGGTCGCGTTCGGCGAACGGGCGGCGGATTTCGACGTGCCGCCCGCCATCGCGGAACGGCTGGCGAGCGTTGCGATCGTTAGGCGCGGCAAGCCTCAGCCTGTGGCGGCACTGGAAGCGCTCGCCCGTGGATCGCCGGTGTCGCTGACCGCCTTCGGATCGCCGGCGATGCGCGCTGCGGTGGCGGCGGTGCGCGCCGATGCGGTCTACTGCTTTTCCGGCCAGATGGCGCAATATCTGACCTTTGACGGACCGACGGTCATGGATTTCGTCGACGTCGATTCCGCCAAGTTCGCCTGCTTTGCGGACCAGGGGTCATGGCCGCTACGCTGGATGATGCGGCGCGAGGCGCGGCTGCTCGGCGCATTCGAGGGCCGCGTATCGGCCAGGGTCGGCGCAAGCGTGTTCGTCAGCGATGCGGAGGCGGCGCTGTTCCGTGCCGGTGGTGGCACCGGCAGGGTGGTGACGGTCGAGAACGGTATAGACGCGTCCGCATTCGACCCCACGTCCGTCGCGCCCGTCACGTCCTTCCCGTCGCAGGCGTCCGACCGCCGGTCCGGGATGGCGGGCGGGAAGGGCGGGTCCCCCCTCATCGTCTTCACCGGACAGATGGATTATCGCCCGAATGTCGAGGCGGTGACCCGGTTTGTCGCCGACGTGTTGCCGCGTCTCCACGCGGTCCGGCCGCACCTGCGCTTTGCGATCGTCGGTCGCGCGCCGACCCCGGCCGTGCAAGCGTTGGCCGGCGACAGCGTGATCGTCACCGGTGAGGTCGACGACGTGCGTCCCTGGCTCGCGGCCGCGGCCGTGTGCGTCGCGCCGCTCCAGCTGGCGCGCGGCATCCAGAACAAGGTGCTGGAGGCGATGGCGATGGCGCGGCCGGTGGTGGCGTCGGGCCCCGCGGCGGAGGGCATCGATCATGGCGGCACCCTGCGGGTCGCGCGCGATGCCGCCGACCACGCCGCGCACATCCTCGCCCTGCTGGACGATCCGATTGCGGCAGCGGCCCTCGGCGCGGCTGCGCGTGCGCGCGTGCTGGCGCGCTACGACTGGGATGCGCGGTTGGCGCCACTGGATGCGCTGCTGGGGCTGGAGGCATGA